The following coding sequences lie in one uncultured Mailhella sp. genomic window:
- a CDS encoding glycine zipper domain-containing protein, with protein MTVRCPRCKSSDVCKDNRYRVLGTTAGGVGGAAAGVSGISAGAAAGAAIGSVFPVIGSAIGALAGGLVGAVTGGVSGAALGNRAGHAMDNKYNRHLYRCRKCGKLFAL; from the coding sequence ATGACTGTTCGCTGTCCGCGCTGCAAGAGTTCCGATGTGTGCAAGGATAACCGTTACCGGGTGCTCGGCACCACGGCGGGCGGCGTAGGCGGCGCTGCGGCCGGCGTGTCGGGCATCAGCGCCGGAGCGGCGGCCGGGGCCGCCATAGGTTCCGTGTTCCCGGTGATAGGATCGGCCATCGGCGCGCTTGCCGGGGGACTTGTGGGAGCCGTGACCGGGGGCGTTTCGGGCGCGGCGCTCGGCAACAGGGCCGGACATGCCATGGACAACAAATACAATCGACATCTGTACCGCTGCCGCAAATGCGGAAAGCTCTTTGCCTTGTAG